One Chloroflexota bacterium genomic window carries:
- a CDS encoding MerR family transcriptional regulator: protein MSLLRIGDFSQLAQVSTRALRLYDELNLLKPAHVEHLTSYRFYTLDQLPRLNRILALKDLGFSLDEIADMLTDELGVSQLGEMLKKKQSELEKQLEDGQRQIARVAARLRQIEAEGKVSPYEVILKETEPLTIASIRRVVPALKDMETVREEILKSLYDAITEQGIAIKNPELVIYHNTEYVEENIDMEIAIAVSLPKANSTQTNQGALSIRQLDASPLAATTIHRGRLIEVGQAITALFYWAAQNDYSICGTCREIHIYGRELDADKENILVEVQTPVQFG, encoded by the coding sequence ATGTCCCTCCTTCGCATCGGCGACTTCTCGCAACTGGCGCAGGTTTCCACCCGCGCCCTGCGGCTTTACGATGAACTAAATCTTCTCAAGCCCGCGCATGTCGAACACCTCACAAGCTATCGTTTTTACACCCTCGATCAACTGCCGCGCCTCAACCGCATTCTCGCGCTCAAAGACCTGGGATTTTCGCTCGATGAAATCGCGGATATGCTCACGGATGAGCTTGGCGTAAGCCAACTTGGCGAAATGCTGAAGAAAAAACAAAGCGAGTTGGAAAAGCAGTTGGAAGATGGACAACGACAGATTGCGCGGGTCGCCGCCCGCCTGCGACAGATCGAAGCGGAGGGAAAGGTTTCGCCTTATGAAGTTATCCTCAAGGAAACGGAGCCTCTTACCATCGCTTCGATTCGTCGCGTTGTTCCCGCACTTAAGGATATGGAAACCGTCCGCGAGGAAATTCTCAAGTCGCTTTACGATGCGATCACCGAACAGGGGATTGCGATTAAAAACCCTGAATTGGTCATTTACCATAATACTGAATATGTAGAAGAAAATATTGACATGGAAATTGCCATCGCAGTAAGCCTGCCCAAAGCCAATTCAACTCAAACAAATCAAGGCGCTCTTTCCATCCGACAGTTGGATGCTTCACCGTTGGCGGCGACCACCATTCACCGCGGACGATTGATCGAAGTAGGGCAAGCCATCACCGCCTTATTTTATTGGGCGGCGCAAAATGATTATTCAATCTGTGGCACCTGCCGTGAAATCCACATTTATGGGCGCGAGTTGGATGCAGACAAAGAAAATATCCTCGTGGAGGTGCAAACGCCCGTCCAGTTTGGGTAG
- a CDS encoding VOC family protein, which yields MFNRLTATCLLVHDLDKSIAFYRDTLGLEVEFANGNFFVKFKLDGTPLMLFEKEAAAKMLFPKEHITQGGGVLLAFQVDDLQKTCAELKSKGVEIFEGPKATAWGQTVAYFKDPDGNVWEVSAR from the coding sequence ATGTTTAATAGATTAACTGCCACCTGCCTGCTGGTACACGACCTCGACAAATCCATTGCTTTCTACCGGGACACCCTCGGCTTAGAAGTGGAATTCGCCAACGGAAATTTCTTTGTCAAATTCAAACTAGACGGCACGCCCTTGATGCTGTTTGAAAAAGAAGCGGCGGCAAAAATGTTGTTTCCAAAGGAACATATCACGCAAGGCGGCGGTGTCCTGCTGGCGTTTCAAGTAGACGATCTTCAAAAAACCTGCGCTGAACTTAAATCGAAAGGCGTGGAGATTTTCGAGGGACCCAAAGCCACCGCGTGGGGACAAACCGTCGCCTATTTCAAAGACCCGGATGGGAATGTTTGGGAAGTCTCAGCCAGATAG
- a CDS encoding nitroreductase family deazaflavin-dependent oxidoreductase translates to MTLKLEEKLRQSFKRFLNPFMLSMWRLGLGPFLNVWPSVGGRIMVIVHRGRKTGLKRRSPVNYAIVDGEIYCVAGFGSISDWYRNIMANPNVEVWLPEGWWTGVVEDISDSENRLALLRRVMIASGFAAYAAGLDPIRMSDEELGAATAKYPLMRLHRTGACTGHGGPGDLAWVWPLATMILLPLVLLRRKRK, encoded by the coding sequence ATGACTCTGAAACTGGAAGAAAAATTGCGTCAAAGCTTCAAGCGTTTCCTCAACCCCTTCATGCTCTCTATGTGGCGGCTGGGGCTGGGGCCGTTCCTCAACGTTTGGCCGAGTGTGGGCGGGCGCATCATGGTCATCGTGCACAGAGGCCGCAAGACGGGGTTGAAGCGGCGCTCGCCCGTCAACTATGCCATCGTTGACGGTGAAATCTATTGTGTTGCCGGCTTTGGCTCCATCTCCGATTGGTATCGCAACATCATGGCGAATCCCAACGTCGAAGTGTGGCTGCCCGAAGGCTGGTGGACGGGAGTGGTGGAAGATATTTCGGATTCCGAAAACCGGCTGGCGCTCCTGCGCCGGGTAATGATCGCCAGCGGCTTCGCCGCTTACGCTGCCGGGCTTGATCCGATCAGAATGAGCGACGAAGAGTTGGGCGCGGCGACAGCCAAGTATCCGCTGATGCGTCTCCACCGCACCGGGGCCTGCACCGGCCACGGCGGCCCTGGCGACCTGGCGTGGGTGTGGCCTCTGGCGACCATGATCTTGTTGCCGCTGGTGTTGTTGCGCCGCAAGCGAAAATAG
- a CDS encoding cupredoxin domain-containing protein has protein sequence MNKSILFLLIIAAVVLAGCAGGPGNTVEVKLEASSMRYQPATFEVVAGQPVKLTFVNNDSVEHDFSIMEIPMASMGATAEPMAGHNMGNMTTDPQLHMAATMGASNSLEFTPTKSGTYEFFCTVPGHKEAGMVGSLIVKAP, from the coding sequence ATGAACAAAAGCATCTTATTTCTGCTGATAATCGCCGCAGTCGTCCTGGCGGGTTGTGCTGGAGGGCCTGGTAACACAGTTGAAGTCAAGCTGGAGGCCAGTAGCATGAGGTATCAACCGGCTACCTTTGAAGTCGTTGCCGGGCAACCCGTCAAGCTGACATTCGTCAACAACGATTCAGTCGAACACGATTTCAGCATCATGGAAATTCCGATGGCTTCGATGGGCGCAACTGCCGAGCCAATGGCCGGACACAACATGGGCAACATGACGACCGACCCGCAACTACACATGGCGGCAACGATGGGCGCGAGCAACTCTCTCGAATTTACACCCACGAAGTCAGGCACTTACGAATTCTTCTGCACCGTGCCGGGCCATAAAGAAGCCGGAATGGTCGGCTCGTTAATTGTCAAAGCGCCATAA
- a CDS encoding AraC family transcriptional regulator, giving the protein MTINPKIKLYSFKESLPLEIEVVPLSKLYAQHRDKATIPHRTHFYHIIWYQTGAATHLVDFKPVEIKASSLLFVCANRVQAFDPLGACDGKEIVFTESFFSATEADRLFLKSTVLFDPLLDVPALRLEPLSCAPITSMFEAIEAESQNPVDGHQHVILKNLLHNLLLMAEREIHKQGLPEIKKGADFDYTLLFRDALDQQFRELKSVGGYARQIHVSEKRLTQATAQILGRTPKQLIDDRVLLEAKRLLVHSERAIKDIAFELGFNEPTNFIKYFRKHSKITPTEFREKYLV; this is encoded by the coding sequence ATGACCATCAACCCCAAAATCAAATTGTATAGCTTCAAAGAATCTCTGCCCCTGGAGATCGAAGTCGTGCCCCTTTCCAAACTCTACGCCCAGCACCGGGATAAAGCCACCATCCCGCACCGCACGCACTTTTATCACATCATCTGGTATCAAACCGGGGCGGCGACTCACCTCGTGGACTTCAAGCCGGTGGAGATCAAAGCCAGTTCCCTGCTTTTCGTCTGCGCGAACAGAGTTCAGGCATTCGACCCATTAGGCGCGTGTGACGGGAAGGAGATCGTCTTTACAGAGAGTTTCTTTTCCGCCACCGAGGCCGACCGGCTTTTTCTAAAAAGCACCGTGCTGTTCGACCCTTTGCTGGATGTGCCTGCCCTGCGTCTGGAGCCGCTCTCCTGCGCGCCCATCACGTCCATGTTCGAGGCGATAGAAGCAGAATCACAGAATCCTGTAGACGGCCACCAGCACGTCATTCTCAAGAATCTCCTGCACAACCTTCTGCTGATGGCCGAACGCGAAATCCACAAACAGGGCTTGCCCGAAATCAAAAAGGGCGCGGACTTCGATTACACCCTGCTCTTTCGCGACGCGCTCGATCAACAGTTTCGCGAGTTGAAATCGGTCGGCGGCTACGCCCGGCAGATTCATGTCTCGGAAAAACGGCTGACCCAGGCCACAGCCCAGATTCTCGGCCGGACGCCCAAACAACTGATAGACGACCGCGTCCTGCTCGAAGCCAAACGCCTGCTCGTTCACAGCGAGCGTGCAATCAAAGACATCGCCTTCGAACTGGGGTTCAACGAACCGACCAACTTCATCAAATACTTCCGCAAGCACAGCAAAATCACGCCGACTGAGTTCCGCGAGAAGTATCTCGTCTGA
- a CDS encoding helix-turn-helix domain-containing protein, with protein sequence MDSKIPIHEFEQPREFSRPDSLSVPFEIARIDDLSEMGKPSGPHRHTYYEIFWFLDGGGMHYVDFEGYPFLPNTFFFITPGQIHYPEITKAPTGYVILFTEDFLSMSRLEHDFLRGFDFFHRIDHVPTLHLNDEAAQPFNTMCAQMHKEYNGDAFGRLVVLQSLLQNFLVQIQRHYAASAKPVEPRTGDMLVQQFIRLIDLHFVEKQEVQDYAALLGVTAGHLTDMTREVLGISASQLIHQRLIVEAKRLFVHSGQTVAQISNQLKFADPSYFARFFKRESGYSPTQFKEHYREKYLLHRSP encoded by the coding sequence ATGGACTCAAAAATCCCGATTCACGAATTTGAACAGCCGCGCGAATTCAGTCGTCCCGACAGCTTGAGTGTACCGTTTGAAATTGCGCGCATTGACGATTTGTCCGAAATGGGAAAACCCTCGGGACCACACCGTCACACTTACTACGAGATATTCTGGTTCCTCGATGGCGGCGGGATGCATTACGTTGATTTCGAGGGCTACCCATTTTTGCCGAACACGTTTTTCTTCATTACGCCCGGACAAATCCATTACCCTGAAATCACAAAAGCCCCCACTGGGTATGTAATTTTGTTTACCGAAGACTTTCTCTCGATGAGCCGCCTTGAACATGATTTTCTGCGCGGCTTCGACTTTTTTCACCGCATTGATCATGTGCCTACCTTGCATTTGAATGATGAGGCGGCGCAGCCATTCAACACGATGTGCGCGCAGATGCACAAGGAATATAACGGCGATGCGTTTGGCAGGCTGGTGGTGCTGCAATCTCTGCTACAAAATTTTCTGGTTCAGATTCAACGACATTACGCGGCTTCTGCAAAACCTGTTGAGCCGCGCACCGGCGATATGCTTGTTCAACAATTCATCCGGCTGATTGATTTGCATTTTGTGGAGAAGCAGGAAGTCCAAGATTACGCAGCGCTGCTCGGAGTGACGGCGGGTCATTTGACAGATATGACGCGTGAAGTATTGGGGATTTCGGCGAGTCAGTTAATCCATCAGCGATTGATTGTGGAAGCGAAGCGATTGTTTGTTCATTCGGGGCAGACCGTCGCCCAAATTAGTAACCAACTCAAGTTCGCCGACCCGTCCTACTTCGCCCGTTTTTTCAAACGCGAGTCGGGCTATTCGCCCACGCAATTCAAGGAGCATTACCGAGAAAAATACCTGCTTCACCGAAGTCCTTGA
- a CDS encoding ester cyclase, with protein sequence MSDLKEIVRPFYTQCLTVNPGTNVAEVMGKILADDFQSKGSADVKGKAQLIGQIQFFWKLVPDLKWDIQEMIQEGDKVVVRSLASGTPNGDFMGLPTTGSKSFNIMTIDIHTVKNGQVAEVHHLEDWSTAMRQLQG encoded by the coding sequence ATGTCCGACTTGAAAGAAATTGTACGCCCGTTTTACACCCAATGCCTCACCGTCAACCCCGGCACAAATGTCGCGGAAGTGATGGGCAAAATCCTTGCCGACGACTTCCAGTCCAAAGGCTCGGCAGATGTCAAAGGCAAAGCCCAACTCATCGGGCAAATCCAGTTCTTCTGGAAACTCGTCCCCGACCTGAAATGGGACATTCAGGAAATGATCCAGGAAGGCGACAAAGTTGTCGTCCGTAGCCTGGCTTCCGGCACGCCCAACGGCGATTTCATGGGGTTGCCCACCACTGGAAGCAAATCCTTCAACATCATGACCATTGACATTCACACTGTCAAAAATGGTCAGGTGGCGGAAGTTCATCATCTCGAAGACTGGTCAACCGCCATGCGGCAGTTGCAGGGATAA
- a CDS encoding DUF1211 domain-containing protein, producing the protein MHKGRLEAFSDGVIAIIITIMILELKIPHEGDIAALVPLIPKFLSYVFSFVFIGIYWNNHHHLLQAAKQVNGAVLWANLHLLFWLSMVPFVTGWMGENNFATIPVAVYGVVLLLSGLAFFILVRALVAHHGADSVIAHVLGEDKKGIYALLIYIAAIPLAFVSAWIAVAMYVFVSIMYLVPERRIEKKLAE; encoded by the coding sequence ATGCACAAAGGACGATTGGAAGCATTCAGCGATGGCGTCATCGCCATCATCATCACCATCATGATCCTGGAATTGAAAATCCCGCACGAGGGTGACATCGCCGCGTTGGTTCCGCTAATACCGAAATTCCTGAGTTACGTGTTTAGCTTTGTCTTCATCGGGATTTACTGGAATAATCATCATCACCTTTTGCAAGCCGCGAAGCAAGTTAACGGCGCTGTGCTGTGGGCGAACTTGCATTTGTTGTTCTGGCTGTCCATGGTTCCTTTCGTCACGGGCTGGATGGGCGAGAATAATTTTGCCACCATCCCGGTCGCGGTTTATGGCGTCGTGCTTTTATTATCCGGGTTGGCTTTCTTCATTCTCGTGCGCGCGCTTGTCGCCCATCATGGCGCGGATTCGGTGATCGCCCATGTCCTCGGTGAAGATAAAAAAGGAATATACGCCCTTTTAATCTACATCGCAGCCATTCCGCTTGCGTTTGTTTCCGCATGGATCGCGGTTGCAATGTATGTATTCGTCTCCATCATGTATCTTGTCCCCGAAAGACGGATCGAGAAAAAACTGGCGGAGTGA
- a CDS encoding DUF2231 domain-containing protein has protein sequence MFDFAQNIWLDLHPMIVHFALAGLFLSFALTLWTRIRPNARLNELSWILLVVGVAAAIPSTVTGLIAHSPYEESALAAAIQPHQFSGMIGTLVSAGVLIWRFVARRRGNDIDMHPAYLGLAVLGLAWLVVLGGTGGNLVFELGVNVRGINPLLK, from the coding sequence ATGTTTGACTTTGCACAAAATATCTGGCTGGACTTGCACCCCATGATCGTCCACTTCGCCCTGGCCGGGCTGTTCTTGAGCTTCGCGCTCACCCTCTGGACGCGCATCCGCCCTAACGCGAGGCTCAATGAACTCTCGTGGATTTTGCTGGTGGTGGGTGTGGCCGCCGCCATTCCCTCCACCGTCACCGGATTGATCGCCCATTCGCCTTATGAAGAAAGCGCGCTGGCCGCCGCCATCCAGCCGCATCAATTTTCGGGGATGATTGGCACGCTGGTTTCGGCGGGCGTGTTGATCTGGCGTTTCGTCGCGCGGCGGCGAGGAAACGATATTGACATGCACCCGGCTTATTTGGGGCTGGCGGTTCTGGGCTTGGCCTGGCTGGTGGTATTGGGCGGCACGGGCGGCAATCTGGTGTTCGAACTCGGCGTCAACGTGCGCGGCATCAACCCGTTGCTCAAATAA
- a CDS encoding NAD(P)H-binding protein, translating into MKNTSSQRLTLISPCLKEKNKVMPDVIKTKDIELKTIAESGLNWTVLRPPIVGSGNAAGNVVASEKDMTGSKIGVEDITDFILSALQTKEWDRKAQSWLRSKSR; encoded by the coding sequence TTGAAAAACACCAGCAGCCAGCGCTTGACTTTGATAAGCCCGTGCCTCAAGGAAAAAAATAAAGTTATGCCCGATGTCATCAAGACCAAAGACATCGAGTTGAAGACCATCGCCGAATCGGGCTTGAACTGGACGGTTCTGCGCCCGCCCATCGTCGGGTCTGGCAATGCGGCGGGCAATGTCGTCGCGAGCGAGAAAGATATGACAGGCTCCAAGATAGGCGTGGAAGACATCACAGATTTTATTTTGTCCGCTCTTCAAACGAAAGAATGGGATCGCAAAGCCCAATCGTGGCTTCGCTCTAAATCTAGATGA
- the ribA gene encoding GTP cyclohydrolase II, which translates to MMEHPHKQIREMLQAEHDCAGYGPDHICVKVVAFAELPSRFGDFHVVAFSDTRDGKEHAAFVKGMPWDHPDVPVRLHSECLTGDAIGSLRCDCRDQLEAALKMIGEMDEGILLYLRQEGRGIGLTNKIRAYELQDSGLDTVQANEALGFRDDERDYSIAAHMLDSMQIKSVRLITNNPRKIEGLKALGVNVSDRIPLVIPPNPHNAFYLETKAAKSGHLIARQAADEQ; encoded by the coding sequence ATGATGGAACACCCCCACAAACAAATTCGAGAGATGCTGCAAGCGGAGCATGATTGCGCCGGCTACGGTCCCGATCACATCTGTGTCAAAGTCGTCGCCTTCGCCGAACTGCCTTCGCGCTTCGGCGATTTTCACGTCGTGGCCTTTTCGGACACGCGCGACGGCAAGGAACATGCCGCCTTTGTGAAAGGGATGCCGTGGGATCACCCAGATGTGCCGGTGCGCCTGCACTCCGAATGTCTGACGGGTGACGCCATCGGCTCACTGCGCTGTGACTGCCGTGACCAGTTGGAGGCCGCGCTGAAAATGATCGGCGAAATGGACGAGGGCATTCTGCTTTATCTGCGGCAGGAAGGGCGCGGCATCGGCCTCACGAACAAAATCCGCGCTTACGAATTACAGGATTCGGGTCTCGATACAGTGCAGGCGAACGAGGCGCTGGGCTTCCGCGACGACGAGCGCGATTACAGCATCGCCGCGCACATGCTCGACTCGATGCAGATCAAATCCGTCCGCCTGATCACCAACAACCCGCGCAAAATCGAGGGGCTTAAGGCCCTCGGGGTCAACGTGAGCGACCGCATTCCTCTGGTCATCCCGCCCAACCCGCACAACGCGTTTTATCTCGAAACCAAAGCGGCCAAATCGGGACACCTCATCGCGCGGCAAGCCGCAGATGAACAATGA
- a CDS encoding AraC family transcriptional regulator, whose protein sequence is MQASLYIWNGQALYIGASTDTTEHRHHALMIGIGVNSTFKVKVGGAWNTYRAAITAGSKPHQFDGRDGVQILLLLEPEMEIARRSKQKYLGDETTAALDHELFHRLTDEFSAPGNCTEARKFYDEIILALLDKDMPINEIHRHIEKALELIRELPIKKVSLKTIADGVHLSQSRFATLFKQNIGIPFRRYLMWQRLMEAIKQVTSGASLTDAAHESGFADSAHLSRTFKQMFGMTMAELFKNSQFVQVNSCS, encoded by the coding sequence ATGCAAGCCTCTCTTTACATCTGGAACGGACAAGCCTTGTACATTGGCGCATCTACCGACACAACCGAACATCGCCACCACGCGCTGATGATTGGCATTGGGGTCAATTCTACATTCAAGGTGAAGGTGGGCGGGGCGTGGAACACGTATCGGGCGGCGATCACGGCGGGAAGTAAACCTCACCAGTTCGACGGACGGGACGGGGTACAAATCCTTCTCTTGCTGGAGCCGGAAATGGAAATCGCCCGCAGATCGAAGCAGAAATACCTCGGAGACGAAACCACAGCCGCGTTGGACCACGAGCTGTTTCATCGCCTGACCGACGAATTTTCTGCGCCAGGCAATTGCACGGAAGCGCGCAAGTTTTACGATGAGATCATTCTGGCTTTGCTGGATAAGGATATGCCTATCAACGAAATCCATCGGCACATCGAGAAGGCGTTGGAATTGATTCGGGAATTGCCCATTAAGAAAGTGTCGCTAAAAACAATCGCGGACGGCGTGCATTTATCGCAAAGCCGCTTCGCGACTCTTTTCAAGCAAAACATCGGGATTCCGTTTCGCCGTTATTTGATGTGGCAACGCCTGATGGAAGCGATCAAGCAGGTGACAAGCGGCGCATCGCTAACCGACGCGGCGCACGAAAGCGGCTTTGCCGATTCGGCGCATCTCAGCCGGACGTTCAAGCAGATGTTTGGTATGACGATGGCAGAGTTGTTCAAAAACAGTCAGTTTGTTCAAGTCAATTCGTGTTCGTAG
- a CDS encoding class I SAM-dependent methyltransferase, whose amino-acid sequence MDENRMNNPVNYNAVAPNYNARYAQNPLAGVARELRALAAQTGAREVLEVGCGTGRWVVELQPLVRRIAGLDFSFGMLQQARTQDAGLLLMNGDANHLPFADSSFDLILSVNALQHYTDQRAFISEARRLLRAGGALAIVNLDPHIGRDRWYLYDYFEGVHANDLRRFPSSGTLLNWMLAAGFVRAEWRVAEHIHQEFVGQAILDNPFTQKHGSSQLAMLSDAAYTAGLNRLHTALARADGTPPVFVTDQWLTLLVGWTQ is encoded by the coding sequence ATGGATGAAAACCGCATGAACAACCCGGTCAACTACAACGCCGTCGCGCCCAACTATAACGCCCGCTACGCGCAAAACCCGCTGGCCGGCGTGGCCCGCGAGTTGCGCGCGCTGGCCGCGCAAACCGGCGCGCGCGAAGTGCTGGAAGTGGGCTGTGGCACCGGGCGCTGGGTCGTCGAACTTCAACCGCTTGTCCGGCGCATCGCCGGGCTGGATTTTTCGTTCGGTATGTTACAGCAAGCCCGGACGCAGGATGCCGGGCTGTTGTTGATGAACGGCGACGCCAACCACCTGCCCTTTGCCGACTCCAGTTTCGATCTGATCCTATCGGTGAATGCCCTCCAGCACTACACCGATCAACGCGCCTTCATCTCCGAAGCGCGGCGTTTACTGCGGGCGGGCGGCGCGCTGGCCATCGTCAACCTCGACCCGCACATCGGGCGCGACCGCTGGTATCTCTACGATTATTTCGAGGGAGTTCATGCCAACGACCTTCGGCGTTTCCCCTCCAGCGGCACCCTGCTCAATTGGATGCTGGCCGCCGGGTTTGTGCGCGCGGAGTGGCGCGTGGCCGAACATATCCATCAAGAATTTGTGGGGCAGGCGATTTTGGACAATCCCTTCACCCAAAAACATGGCTCATCCCAACTTGCCATGTTGAGCGACGCCGCCTACACCGCCGGGCTTAATCGCCTCCACACCGCCCTGGCCAGGGCGGACGGCACACCCCCCGTCTTTGTCACCGACCAGTGGCTCACCCTTTTAGTGGGCTGGACTCAATAA
- a CDS encoding MerR family transcriptional regulator, producing MTLLRIGDFSQLAQVSTRALRLYDELNLLKPAHVEHFTSYRFYSLDQLPRLNRILALKDLGFSLEQIATMLTDDLTAQQLSDMLAMKQIELEKQLEDGRMQIARVTARQRQIEAEGKISPYEIIVKEIPPLAIASVRRIVPTLNNADKVRADMLHALYQGLSEQRIQPESPELAIYHNREYVEEEIDVELATAVSPKMTRRFSPNREPASHTLAFSPLMATTIHHGHFANVGQAITALCTWAAQNNYAPAGAYREIHLFGRELDLANFENVTVEIQLPIEKK from the coding sequence ATGACCCTCCTTCGCATCGGCGACTTCTCCCAACTGGCACAGGTTTCCACCCGCGCCCTGCGGCTCTACGATGAACTAAATCTTCTCAAGCCCGCGCATGTCGAACACTTCACGAGCTATCGTTTTTATTCGCTTGATCAACTGCCGCGCCTCAACCGCATTCTCGCGCTCAAAGACCTGGGATTTTCGCTCGAACAAATTGCAACCATGCTCACCGACGATCTCACCGCCCAACAATTAAGCGACATGCTCGCAATGAAACAAATCGAGTTGGAGAAACAACTCGAAGATGGGCGAATGCAAATCGCGCGCGTCACAGCCCGCCAGCGTCAGATCGAAGCGGAGGGAAAAATCTCCCCCTACGAAATCATCGTCAAGGAAATCCCGCCGCTCGCCATCGCCTCCGTCCGCCGCATCGTGCCAACCTTGAACAACGCCGATAAAGTCCGCGCCGATATGCTTCACGCGCTTTATCAAGGACTGTCTGAACAGCGCATCCAACCCGAAAGCCCCGAACTGGCGATTTATCACAACCGCGAATATGTGGAGGAAGAGATTGACGTGGAACTCGCCACAGCCGTTTCGCCGAAAATGACCCGCCGCTTCTCCCCTAACCGTGAGCCTGCTTCACACACCCTGGCATTTTCCCCGCTGATGGCGACCACCATCCACCACGGTCACTTCGCGAATGTGGGGCAAGCCATCACCGCCCTCTGCACCTGGGCGGCGCAAAACAATTACGCTCCCGCAGGCGCATATCGTGAAATCCATTTATTCGGACGCGAACTCGATCTCGCCAATTTTGAAAACGTGACGGTGGAAATACAACTGCCCATCGAAAAAAAGTGA
- a CDS encoding SDR family NAD(P)-dependent oxidoreductase, translated as MFGKSQPDRITSGLQKKKAIDNPKSMQNKIVLITGATNGIGKQTALTLAKMGAQVIITGRNKPAGEAAVAELKQASGAPKVDLLLADLSTRAGVHALAEQFKQKYDRLDVLINNAGLAASERRLTKDGVESNFAVNVIAPFLLTHLLLDRLKASPSARVITLMGGEARGNIELDNLQAERSFAGLNTYSHSKLIMMAIMLEFAQRAQGSHVTLNICYPGQASTSMTRSVTPGMLPGFMRFLFPLFKLAVRDDGGKSAAKASRSSVYLASSAEVEGVNGKYFDTHSKLVDWPAPVIDQTTRQQLWAIAEQISHT; from the coding sequence ATGTTTGGGAAGTCTCAGCCAGATAGAATCACCAGCGGACTGCAAAAGAAAAAAGCGATAGATAACCCAAAATCCATGCAAAACAAAATTGTCTTGATCACCGGCGCAACAAACGGGATCGGAAAACAAACTGCCCTCACCCTGGCAAAAATGGGAGCGCAGGTCATTATCACAGGACGCAATAAACCTGCCGGAGAAGCCGCTGTTGCCGAATTAAAGCAGGCAAGTGGCGCTCCAAAAGTTGACCTGCTCCTTGCCGACCTCTCCACGCGAGCAGGCGTTCACGCACTCGCAGAGCAATTCAAGCAAAAGTATGACCGCCTCGATGTTCTGATCAACAATGCGGGGCTGGCGGCATCCGAGCGGCGACTCACGAAAGATGGGGTTGAATCCAACTTCGCAGTGAATGTCATCGCGCCATTCCTGCTGACGCATCTGCTCTTGGACAGATTGAAAGCCAGCCCTTCGGCGCGGGTTATCACGCTCATGGGCGGAGAAGCGAGAGGAAACATTGAACTGGATAACCTTCAAGCAGAACGCTCCTTTGCAGGGTTGAACACCTACTCGCATAGTAAACTGATTATGATGGCGATCATGCTTGAATTTGCCCAACGGGCGCAAGGCTCACATGTAACTCTCAATATCTGCTACCCCGGACAAGCCAGCACGAGCATGACCCGCAGCGTCACGCCCGGAATGTTGCCTGGCTTCATGCGTTTTCTATTCCCCCTCTTCAAACTGGCGGTTCGTGATGACGGGGGGAAATCCGCTGCGAAAGCATCGCGCTCTTCAGTTTATCTTGCATCTTCGGCGGAAGTGGAAGGTGTCAATGGCAAATACTTCGACACCCACAGCAAACTGGTGGATTGGCCCGCACCTGTCATAGACCAAACGACACGCCAGCAACTTTGGGCAATTGCTGAACAAATTTCTCACACATAA